A single region of the Corallococcus caeni genome encodes:
- the scpA gene encoding methylmalonyl-CoA mutase: MRPTVPDFSRVAFDASETQTPSPAVEKQRAHASNATRAAEAWDTPEGIPVKPLYTREDLEGVAHLGSLPGLPPFVRGPYSTMYVQQPWTVRQYAGFSTAEASNAFYRRNLAAGQKGLSIAFDLATHRGYDSDHPRVAGDVGMAGVAIDSIKDMRILFDRIPLDQMSVSMTMNGAVLPVLALYVVAAEEQGVKPEQLSGTIQNDILKEFMVRNTYIYPPGPSMRIIGDIFKFTAERMPRFNSISISGYHMQEAGATQDLELGYTLADGVEYVRAGLAAGLGVDAFAPRLSFFWAIGMNFFMEVAKMRAARLLWARLIKGFNPKSDKSLALRTHCQTSGWSLTAQDVYNNVVRTCVEAMAATQGHTQSLHTNSLDEAIALPTDFSARIARNTQLYLQLESGTTRVIDPWGGSYYVERLTHELAQKAWGHIQEVEALGGMTKAIEAGLPKLRIEEAAARTQARIDSGRQAIIGVNKYPPERADNIEILKVDNSAVREAQIARLRELRAERNGEEVRRRLDALTEAGRRNEGNLLALAIDAARAKATVGEISDALEKVYGRYEATVRGVTGVYSAEAGQAQGIAEARAKADDFLARFGRRPRILIAKMGQDGHDRGQKVIATAFADLGFDVDIGPLFQTPEESARQAVENDVHVVGASSLAAGHLTLVPQLKHALKALGREDIMVVVGGVIPPQDYDALRAAGAAAIFGPGTVIAKAAIELLDKLAAEQEAA; the protein is encoded by the coding sequence CGCGAGGACCTGGAGGGCGTGGCGCACCTGGGCTCGCTGCCGGGCCTGCCGCCCTTCGTGCGCGGCCCCTACTCCACCATGTACGTGCAGCAGCCGTGGACGGTGCGCCAGTACGCGGGCTTCTCCACGGCGGAGGCGTCCAACGCCTTCTACCGCCGCAACCTCGCGGCCGGGCAGAAGGGCCTGTCCATCGCGTTCGACCTGGCCACGCACCGCGGCTACGACAGCGACCACCCGCGCGTCGCGGGTGACGTGGGCATGGCGGGCGTCGCCATCGACTCCATCAAGGACATGCGCATCCTGTTCGACCGCATCCCGCTCGACCAGATGAGCGTGTCGATGACGATGAACGGCGCCGTCCTCCCCGTGCTCGCGCTCTACGTGGTCGCGGCCGAGGAGCAGGGCGTGAAGCCCGAGCAGCTCAGCGGGACCATCCAGAACGACATCCTCAAGGAGTTCATGGTCCGCAACACGTACATCTATCCGCCCGGTCCCTCCATGCGGATCATCGGGGACATCTTCAAGTTCACGGCGGAGCGGATGCCGCGCTTCAACAGCATCAGCATCAGCGGCTACCACATGCAGGAGGCCGGCGCGACGCAGGACCTGGAGCTGGGCTACACGCTCGCGGACGGCGTGGAGTACGTGCGCGCGGGCCTCGCCGCCGGCCTGGGCGTGGACGCGTTCGCCCCGCGCCTGTCGTTCTTCTGGGCCATCGGGATGAACTTCTTCATGGAGGTGGCCAAGATGCGCGCGGCCCGCCTCCTGTGGGCCCGCCTCATCAAGGGCTTCAACCCGAAGAGCGACAAGAGCCTGGCGCTGCGCACCCATTGCCAGACGTCCGGCTGGAGCCTCACCGCGCAGGACGTCTACAACAACGTCGTGCGCACATGCGTGGAGGCCATGGCCGCGACGCAGGGCCACACCCAGAGCCTGCACACCAACTCGCTGGATGAAGCCATCGCGCTGCCCACGGACTTCAGCGCGCGCATCGCCCGCAACACCCAGCTCTACCTCCAGCTGGAGAGCGGCACCACCCGCGTCATCGACCCGTGGGGCGGCAGCTACTACGTGGAGCGCCTCACGCACGAGCTGGCGCAGAAGGCCTGGGGCCACATCCAGGAGGTGGAGGCGCTGGGCGGCATGACCAAGGCCATTGAAGCGGGCCTGCCCAAGCTGCGCATCGAGGAGGCCGCCGCGCGTACGCAGGCGCGCATCGACTCCGGACGCCAGGCCATCATCGGCGTGAACAAGTACCCGCCGGAGCGCGCGGACAACATCGAAATCCTCAAGGTGGACAACTCCGCCGTGCGCGAGGCGCAGATTGCCCGCCTGCGCGAGCTGCGCGCGGAGCGCAACGGCGAAGAGGTCCGCCGCCGCCTGGACGCGCTCACCGAGGCGGGTCGGCGCAACGAGGGCAACCTCCTGGCGCTGGCCATCGACGCGGCTCGGGCGAAGGCCACCGTGGGGGAGATCAGCGACGCCCTGGAGAAGGTCTACGGGCGCTACGAGGCCACCGTGCGCGGGGTGACGGGCGTGTATTCAGCGGAAGCGGGACAGGCGCAGGGCATCGCGGAGGCGCGGGCGAAGGCGGATGACTTCCTGGCGCGCTTCGGCCGCCGGCCGCGCATCCTCATCGCGAAGATGGGCCAGGACGGCCACGACCGCGGACAGAAGGTCATCGCCACCGCGTTCGCGGACCTGGGCTTCGACGTGGACATCGGGCCGCTGTTCCAGACGCCCGAGGAGTCCGCGCGCCAGGCGGTGGAGAACGACGTGCACGTGGTGGGCGCGTCGTCGCTGGCCGCGGGCCACCTCACGCTGGTGCCGCAGCTCAAGCACGCGCTCAAGGCCCTGGGCCGCGAGGACATCATGGTCGTGGTGGGCGGCGTCATCCCGCCCCAGGACTACGACGCGCTTCGCGCCGCGGGAGCGGCCGCCATCTTCGGCCCGGGCACCGTCATCGCGAAGGCCGCCATCGAGCTGCTCGACAAGCTGGCCGCCGAGCAGGAGGCGGCGTGA
- the meaB gene encoding methylmalonyl Co-A mutase-associated GTPase MeaB, translating into MKLLPADTYVDGVRAGDRAVLARAITLVESEHPKHAGLAQEVLTKLLPHTGRSRRVGISGVPGVGKSTFIDALGMHLVGGGHKVAVLAIDPSSSITGGSILGDKTRMYRLAREQAAYIRPSPSSGTLGGVARKTRETLLLCEAAGFDVVLVETVGVGQSETMVADLVDFYLVLMLAGAGDELQGIKRGILEVADMVAINKADGDNLPRATRARAEYRAALHLMRPGAEPVVTTCSAMEGTGIDTLWASVEDVVAKREASGELQHRRTQQQVGWMWAMVHDGLRAALRAHPEVAALVPVLEQAVREGRATPTSAALRVLGAFLPQSQA; encoded by the coding sequence GTGAAGCTGCTGCCCGCGGACACCTACGTGGACGGCGTGCGCGCGGGCGACAGGGCGGTGCTCGCGCGCGCCATCACCCTGGTGGAGAGCGAGCACCCGAAGCACGCCGGGCTCGCGCAGGAGGTGCTCACGAAGCTGCTGCCCCACACCGGCAGGAGCCGCCGCGTGGGCATCAGCGGCGTGCCCGGCGTGGGCAAGAGCACCTTCATCGACGCGCTGGGCATGCACCTGGTGGGAGGCGGCCACAAGGTGGCGGTGCTCGCCATCGACCCGTCCAGCAGCATCACGGGAGGCAGCATCCTGGGCGACAAGACGCGCATGTACCGGCTGGCGCGGGAACAGGCCGCGTACATCCGCCCCAGCCCCTCCAGCGGCACGCTGGGCGGCGTCGCGCGCAAGACGCGGGAGACGCTGCTCTTGTGCGAGGCCGCGGGCTTCGACGTGGTGCTGGTGGAGACGGTGGGCGTGGGCCAGTCCGAGACCATGGTCGCGGACCTGGTGGACTTCTACCTGGTGCTGATGCTCGCGGGCGCCGGGGACGAGCTGCAGGGCATCAAGCGCGGCATCCTCGAAGTGGCGGACATGGTGGCCATCAACAAGGCGGACGGCGACAACCTGCCGCGCGCCACGCGGGCCCGCGCCGAGTACCGCGCCGCCCTGCACCTGATGCGCCCCGGCGCGGAGCCGGTGGTCACCACGTGCAGCGCCATGGAGGGCACCGGCATCGACACGCTGTGGGCCTCCGTGGAGGACGTCGTCGCGAAGCGCGAGGCCTCTGGAGAACTGCAGCACCGGCGCACCCAGCAGCAGGTGGGCTGGATGTGGGCCATGGTGCACGATGGCCTGCGAGCAGCCCTGCGGGCGCACCCCGAGGTGGCCGCCCTGGTGCCCGTCCTGGAGCAGGCCGTACGCGAAGGCCGCGCGACGCCCACCTCCGCCGCACTGCGTGTGCTGGGCGCGTTCCTGCCGCAATCGCAGGCCTGA